In the Callospermophilus lateralis isolate mCalLat2 chromosome 7, mCalLat2.hap1, whole genome shotgun sequence genome, CGCCTGGTGGCCAACAGAGTTACTGCATTTGGCTTCCAGGAACATCTAAGTGGAAAACTTGCCAAGGGTGAAATTAAATACAGAGACAGGGGCTCTACCGAGGTCATTTGGCAGTGGAAACTTGTGCTCTTCTAAGGCATTTCCACATCCATAGTTTCTGGAATCATTATCCAGGATTAATTTTCGATGTGTACACTGTCTCATATACTATCTCAGAGGGAAATCATGTGTTAAACTCCTTCAGCTTCCTCTAAGTTATACCATCACGTCCACCCCATCCTCTCATGGAGCACGGGGACCCATCCTCTCCCTATCTCTGAAGCGGGACACGAGAAACCAGTGAACAAGCCAGGAATGGTGGCATGCCTTTGTAATCCCTGTGACTTGAGAGGCTTGGGCggaaggatcacaatttcaaggccagcctcagtaacttagcgaggccctgagcaacttagagagaccctgtctcaaaataaaaatcaacaaataaaaattaaggacCGGGGATATAGATCAGCAGCCCTGGAGTCaatgtttccttttcaaataagTCGTCAACAAGCAAGGAACTAAAAACCATGTCTAGTCAAGCCTGAGAAGACAGAGATAggaaaggtttttttaaaaaaaatatagaaatggTCAATGAGACATCCAGACCCGAGCTGAGTTTTGaaaagcaaagcagtaaaacAACAGCTCTCCCTTGGGTAGGAGAATTACAGCTGTGGCTAATGTAATTTTGGATCCCTCGGAACCATGTCCTGGGCCTGTGTACTGGCCTTTGGATGTTTGAGTCCCTGATTATGGCTGGGGCTGTTTTTGCCACACCCATCCCCTGTTGCTATGGGGATCCAGTGGCAGAGACACCAACTGTCATGGGAGAAAACAAGTCAGTCCTTGTCCCTTGACCCTTGGGTGGTGATCAGTGCAGTTGGAATCCCAGGCCTCCTTGTTGAGACAGGCCAAAAGGCCGTAGGCTTTACTGGAGCATTAAGATTTCCTGCCAAGAAGGAACACTCTTCTTTCTGCTCAGCAGATGTTTCATTGTTGTTACTGTTGATTTCTGtgcttgtggtgctggggatggaacctggaGTCTCCACATACAAGTCAAGGGCTCGAcccctgagctccatccccagcactttttagtttttattttgggatagggtcttgctaagtctcCAAGACGGGTCTCAAACTTTCGATCTTTCGGTTTCAGTCTCCCAAATCGTGGGGTTTCCAGTGTGGGCCACCGCACATGGTTGAAGTGCTTCATTTGGGGCTGCATTAGCTTTTCACTATTCTTTCCCTGTCTGATCTCAGGGCGGTAGGAAACGAGGCTGAGAAGCCCCCTAAAGAACTAGCTTCGAAGCCCATTCACACCGGAGGGTAAGAGGGCATGGCCTCAGGGGAAGGAACAACTGATCACCCACAAGTGAGAAAGAGAGGTTGGTAACAGGCATTAAAGCAATGGTCTTTGGTCAAGGTCAAGTTTTGGTGCCAAGAAATCCACTTGGGAGATTGAATGTGAGCAGATTTTACTTATTCCCAAATATGtcgagtttctttttttttttttttttttttttaaacgatTGCTATGTTCCAGATTGGGCGAAGCCACCTTGAGAACAAACTATGTCAGCTCCCCTTTGCTGAATGCCTCCCGATGTTAAGGGCCTTTTCTCTGCTGAGTTAGACTCCCCAGGGCTGAGTTCGAATGCTGAGATAATGGTCCCCCCGGATCTGACCGTGTGCCTCCCTCTCTCCAGACCCCAGCCCAGTGCCCTCGTCCAGCAGCACCTACCATGCCATCATCGGCGGGATTGTGGCGTTCATCGTCTTCCTGCTGCTCATCCTGCTCATCTTCCTGGGACACTACTTGATCCGGCACAAAGGTCAGGAGCATTAGGAGAACTTGGGTGGGTTGGAAGATCGGTCAAGGGCATGCAGGGAGAAGAAGCCTACAACAAGGGCCTGCAGGTACTCCGTCGGTCCCTTGGAGAGtttgaagggaaaaaaataatgcaGTCAAGCCCCTGAGTGCCAACCCTGTGATCACTGAGCACCACCAACTCCACAGTGAAGCCTGATAGCTtggtaatcatccaagtaaaatcCAACCTTCCCACTCAGACAGCTGCTCCAGGCTGCCCTGCCTCCAGGGTCTCTGCTGTAAGACTGAGAGCGCCTGAAGTGACTCCATCCCACATTTTCCTGTACTCTCATCCTTTCTGGTTagcctcttcttccttctctgagCTCCTCACTCCTCAGCCTCACCCCAtctcttttctcctctctttTGTCGGTACTGTTGTCCGTCCGGGGTTTTGTTTTCCCTCCTATATCCACGCCGCCTCTTCCGTTCCTTCCACTCAGACCTCCTGCCTTGGTATTGTTCCAGCCAGTAGCCTAGCTGCATGGGCTGGTGCCCTGTGAGCCAGCTCTCAACTGCATTgcacacggagctgctcacagccagggCACAGTGGGCCACGCCCGCAGTCCCTTtggcttgggtggctgaggcaggaagactgcagtTTTGACACCAGCCTCCTAATGTAaggagggcctaagcaacttggtgagaccctgtcccaaaatacaaGCTAAAAGGgtcggggatgtagctcagtggtaaagcacctctgagttcaatctccagtatacaaaaaaaaaaaaaaaaaagctactcgTAAGTTGAGATGGCAGTTCCTCATCACCAGTCTGTACCTGCACATATACGTGTGCATGCccaaagacagacagacagacacacacacacacacacacacacacacacacacctctttctctttttatttcttgtaTCTTAGAGAAGATTCTAATTAATCAGGGCAGGATTCCGTATTCATTTGGGTGTGGTCCGGGGAGGGATGCTGGTAGTAAATAAATGCAAAGGGGGTGAGGTAGCAGGGAAGAAGGCTCCAGGCGAGGGAAGACATAAGCCTTGTGCAAGTGGGTGGGCGGGAAAGTGGAAGTGGGCAGGGTGGCCTGCGGAGGCCGAGAAGCCGCTCCTGAGACGGGGAGCCTCTTTCTCGCCACAGGAACCTACCTGACGCACGAGGCCAAGGGCTCCGACGACGCCCCAGATGCGGACACGGCCATCATCAACGCAGAAGGCGGGCAGTCAGGAGGGGACGACAAGAAGGAGTATTTCATCTAGGGGCGCCTGCTCACCGCCTGCGCCCCCCAGGGGCCCCGTGGGGACTGCTGGGGCCGTCACCAACCCGGACTTGTACAGAGCGACCCCAGGGCCGCCCCTCCCGCTTGCTCCCCAGCCCGCCACCCCCCTGTACAGAATGTCTGCTTTGGGTGCGGTTTTGTACTCGGTTTggaatggggagggaggagggcgggggggaggggagggttaCCCTCGGCCCTTTCCGTGGCTTCTCTGcgtttgggttattattatttttgtaacaATCCCAAATCAAATCCGTCTCCAGGCTGGAGAGGCAGGGCTCCTGGGGtgaggaaagcaaaaaaaaaaaaaacaaacaaacaaacaaaaaaaaaaaaaacaaaaacaaacaaacaaaaaagcgcaaaatgaaaaaaaacaaaatcaaaaaaaaaaaaaaaaaaaggaagaaaagaaaagaaaacctggaCCGCTCGAGGAGAATGGAGGTGGAAGGGTAGGAAATGGGTTAGGAATAGGGCTGGTGTGGAGGGTGGGCTctccccagccctcctccctcCGTTCCCCAGACTTCAGAAACCCAGGAGTGGGAAAGTTGTGAGCAGGGGCTGGCGGTGGCTTTTCCTCTGTGAGCCATGAACAGCCGGGTCACCTGGACAGGTTGACAGGTGCCCGTGACCCCGAAGCTCTCCCTTCTATCACAAAGAGGAAGGGGTGAGCGGAGCGGAAAAGGTCTCTGGGAGATGTGGGGGACCCAGGGCTTTACCACTGCCAGGGCATGAGCCCCTGCGAGGAAGGGTAGATCTGCAGAGGAAGGATGGATGGTGGAAAGAGCCCTGTCCACCCCTCTGCTCTCACGATGAATGAAGCCAGGCCTCGGGGGACACCAGAGCCCGGCTGCCCTTCCTAGTCCCAGCAGCTGTGGGAGAGGCGCTGCTCTGGGGCCTGAACTGCATCTGCTTCCCCGGCCGAGGGGTCCCTCACTCTTACCTACCACCCTGGACTGTTGCACGGCAACCGCTGCTCTCATGGCATTGCTCAGCAACTCCGCCTCCATCTTGTGCCACCCTGTGCCCCTTCCTGTCCCCTATACCAGCCCTTGGTCCTTCCTCCCTCAGCAGCCAGGCAGACATAACAACAAAAATACTAAAAGGAGCTTCACTGCACTGAGCTGTTTCCTGCCCAAACTAAGGGAATAATGTGAActctgtgcacatgtgtgtgtgtgtaactgtgtgtataaatgtgtgtgggtgtgtatgtgctgtgtgtgcctgtgtgtctgtgtgcatgAGAAACAGagagggatggaggaggagggCCAAGGACCCGGGGTCCTGGGCAGGTGGACGGGGCATGGAGCTTGGAGAGGAGGGCTTTGGGAGTGGAGGAGTCCTGGTCAGGGTTCACACCTCACCTGGGATGTTGCTCCATGCGGGTCTTTTCCCTGCTACCCCCCAATGCCCATCTGTTTCAGAGAAGGCAGTCCCAGGATGTGTTTTTGCCCAGCTGTTCATCTCATCTCTCCCTGAAACACAGAGCATCCAGCCCCTCCCTCAGCATCCCACCTCCAAGCCATGGAGTCAGTGTCACAGCCTTTGCTATGCACCCCACGGGCCTCTCCTTGGCACTGACCCTGGATCCCCAGCTGTGGATACCCATAGGTCTGGGTCCCCACCCCTGCTTTGGGTTTTCGGTTTTTCCTCCTGTGGCCAAGCTGGCTGCTGTGGAGATGAGACTGCTCACCCTCCTTGTGCTGCCAGGCCTGCCCCCCCTCAGACACCCCCGGATGCTCTTGGCcattcccctccccctctccagcATGTCCTTCCTGCTTTGACAACGGGCGTGCAAAATGGGACATCTGCAATCCAGCAGGTCGACCCACTCCTTCAGTTCAGGTAATACCTTTGTGAATCTTCCAGCCCCTGGTTAGGGCCCTGGGCACAGCAGGCAGCCCCCCCCCCTCACCTAAGCCAGGGCCCCTCCTCTTTCAGCAGCAAGGGAGCCTTGGGCCCCAGGTCTCTTGGGCTTCCTGTCTCCCGGCACCCGCTTTTGGGAAAAAATGATTTTTCCTCTTTGAGCTGAACCACTCTGTCCATATAACACAGAAGCCATATTTGTacgggggggcggggggagcgGGGCTGTTGTGCTGTGTGTGTCTGTCCAtgggggggaggggggcaggGAGCAGGGAGGGGATCGTGTATCTTTATAATCTTTCTAACTCTCCTGTGCTAATCTCAGAGGGATCACCCTCAATATATCTGGATTACCCGTGTCGTCCGGCTGCCTCCTTTCTGCGGCTCTCACCCTGCAGGGCTGCGAGTAGCCAAGGGCTGTTCCGGAATCCCTTGCACCTTGCACCTGCCATCTCAGGGGGCTGCCGTGTCCTTGCCATGTTCTCTCGAGAGCCACTATGAATGGAAACAAGGGAGACAAGTGTCTTCACCCCCTTTTGCTGGGTCCTCCCTTTCCGGAGAGAGTTTGGGGTGGGACATCTGACTGTTTCCCCCAGTCCTCTGTCTGGCACTTGGAGGCACCCTCAACACTGTCCAGGAAGGAGAGTGACCCCATCATGGCCAAGCTTAACTTTCCAGCCCTCCTCCTGTTCAGCTGGAACCCTGTATCCTGGGAGATCATGGAGGCATTGCTACGAGGCCTGAGGTGTTTCGCCCCCAGGTACCCCTCTATGTGACTGAGATAAAGGTCCTTGACAGAACTGGAGTCAAAACCTTCCAGGCTTTCTTGAAAAAGTGAATCCCAGTGTCCCCTGTCCTGCTCCTGTCTCACTGGTCTGACTTGGACGTTCTATGACCCATGCCTCCCCAAATCCAGGCTACAACTCccacactgaagaaataaaatgcagaaatagCAGAGATCCTGGGAAAGCAGCCGAAGGAGGGCCCACCAAGGAGAAGAGCCATGGGCTCAGGAGCATCTGCCTGCAGGGAAGATGCCCCTGGTTTCTGCCAGCCAGGGAACTAGCAGTTCCACTCCCCGCTGTCCCCCAGAAGCAACCTTACTTATTGCTGAGATGTCAGGCCAACGAAGCAACTCCAGAACCTTTATGTCCCCAGCAGAAACATGAATAGAGGTCACCCCATGGGGTAAAAATAGGGTGTCTCATTGTCCCCAAGAGCCTTACTTGAACATGGCAGACCAAGTGCTCTGCTTGGTGTGGAAGGGACATTCACTGAGCCCATAGGTGGTGAAGCAAATGCTCCGTCAGTCCCCAGAGGAGGGTCATGATTCAGCCTTGACAGCTCCTTCAGTCCTGCTTCCCTCTCACACCGGCACGCCACACCTCAGACAGCCATTCACACTCCCCAGACGCCGCCAACACCTAACTAACACTCAGATGTGGGGCCCATGgctacatctctctctctctctctctctctctctctctctctctctcacacacacacacacacacacacacacacaggtgaaTTATTCTACCCACCTTAATACACACAAACAGCCCCCACCAAAATGCATACCCCGACCCGAGGCTGGACAGATCCAACCCCCAGCTCCATGAACACACCTTCCCACACACCCGGGGCTTTGGAACTCTCTCCTTGGATCCCGTCCAAGGGGCTGGGCAGCCCTGAGGTCATCTGCTGCCATGGCTCTCCAGCTTCCCAGCTCTTCTCTTATCTCTGCCTCTCACGCCGCCCCTGGCcgtctcctttcttccttccttgggCTTGAAGAGTCTCCACTTGCTGGAAAGCCcccaggtttctccctttccatcTTCGGGAAAATGCCCCCTTTCTGGTCCTGGCCGAGGTGTTTTCCTGAGACTGTCTTGACCCGCCAGACCCAACCTCAAAACAGGAAGCCCGGGGCCAGGGCCCCCATGTGGACCTCGGGCTCAGGCAGGCAGTGGGCGTGGGGGGTAAGGCTTCCTGAGCGCTGCCCCCGTGGCCCTGCCCAGAGCCCGAGGACCTTCATTAGGCCTCAGCACTTATCTTGGAACCACAGCTGCAGACAGAGCGTCCCAGCCCTGCCCTCGGCCTGCCCTGAGCGCACGGTGCCATGGGGAACTGCCTGCCCCGGGTGAGTGGGAGAGCCCCTCCACCTCTGCCTGCCTCTTGGCCCCATGGCCCTGGGTGAGCCCCCAGCTCCTTCCTTTTCTCGTGGTCTCTTATCCCCCTCCTCGCTCTGTCTCCTCTCAGCAATCCCCTTCCTTCTCGCCTCCTTACCCCAGGTCTCCCCTGACcatctttttcctttcccttcatttctcAGCCGGTTCCATCCAGGTCCTGGATGACCCTGCCCTCTGCCTTCTGTTCCTCCGGTCCTACCCCTTCCCTGGCTACTCCACACCCTGTCCCTGCCCGGGCTACTCAGCCTCCCTGGGCTGTCCTTCTCCACCTCCCTTCCCAAGTCCCCGAGGTGCCAGGGGGCTCTGGGTGGGGTTCCCGGGACGCTCTGATGGCCCCCTCTGCTGCGTGTTACCCTCCAGGTGGAATCCTCACTCGCCGAGAACAGAAGTCAGTTGTTTTTTGAAAACTATCCTTGGAATTATTCCTACGGGGAGGAGGAATCCTACGGGGACGTCGACATCCCGGAGGCTGTCGCCCCCTGCCACTCCTGTAACCTGCTCGATGACTCCTCGCTGCCCTTCTTCATCCTGGCCAGCGTCCTGGGCATTGTGGCTAGTGGCGCTGTCCTCTTGGCACTTTGCAGATCTCCCTTCCACTGGCAGCTCTGCCCCAGTTGGCCCATCCTGGCCCAGCTGGCTGTGGGAAGCGCCCTCTTCAGCACGGCGGTGCCCATTCTGGCCCCAGGGCTAAACAGCGCCCACAACCCTACCCTGTGCCGCCTGGGCTACTGGGTCTGGTACAGCTCGGCCTTTGCCCAGGCTCTACTGATAGGGTACCACGCCTGGCTGGACCCTAACCTGGGGACAGGCCACACCTGGGGCCTCACTCTTGGCCTCTCTCTGGGGCTCTGGGGAGCGGCTGCTGTATTAGGGCTGCCAATCACCCTGGCCACGGACACTTCCTATGGCCTGTGCACCCTGGCGTCCAGCAGGGGCCTGGGGACTCTGCAGTCCACACACGCTGCAATCTGctttggcatctttgtcttgcTGCCCCTGGGTTTGTTGGGAGCCAAGGGGCTACAGAAGGCGTTGTACAGGGGGCCATGTCCCTGGATCAGTGTCCTGTGGGTCTGGTTCGTTTTCTGGTGGCCTCACGGGGTAATTCTGGGATTCGACTCCCTGGTGAGGTCCAAGGTCTTGCTGCTGCCAACGTGTCTGGCTCAGCAGATCCTGGACCTGGCCCTGCACCTGGCAGAAGCCCTGGCCATACTGCACTGTGCCGTGTCTCCCCTGCTGGTGGCCCTGTTCTGCCACAAGGCCACCCGCGCCTCCTTGCCCTCCCTGCCCCTTCCTGCAAGACGGCCTTCTCATCTGGACACTTTTGAAGGCaaatcctccctcccttcccacctATCGGCCTGAATTAAAGTTTACACGGCTTTTAGGAAGTGAGTAGTTTCTGATTTTGTCTGGGGATGAAGAGGAGAGGACggagaagggagagagagggggacaTTTCCTGCCAGATTTTCCTGGCAGCATCTGTTTGGCGAGCCGGCGGATGGGGAGAAAGGGAATGAGGTCTGAACATCCTCAGGACACACACATGTCTTCTTGAGGTGTGAGGCTCCTGCCTTCTCAAGGGGGAAGAGAGGAGAAACAGGAGCAGGACGGGAGCAGATGAGCCCTGGAAACGAGAAGACATGCTTCATAGgttaaacaaagaaaagaagctcGTGCAGAGAGCAAAGGGGATAGGAAGACAAAGGGGGAAAAGCCAGGAGCGGTGGCCCATGCCTCCAATCCCatctactagggaggctgaggcaggaggatcacagtttgaggccagcctctgcaactcagtgagatcctgtctcaacaaacaaatgaacaaaaaactgaaaaggaccggggatgtagctcagtggaaaaagggtccaaaaaaaaaaaaaaaaaatagagagaagaACAACAATAAAACCAGAGGTATATTTCGTCTTCCCTGTTCATCATGGGTAGACTCCCCCTCTGTCCTTTTTCTCCTCTCTGGCTTTGTTTAGAGATCAGggcaggaggggaaggagggagaagTATTCTCAGAGACGTTTCTCAGTCCAGGGTGAGGTTTATTCTtgattcctctgtgtgtgtgtgtgtgtgtgtgtgtgtgtgtgtgtgttgtacacATCCGTGTCTCAGTCTGTGAGAATCTAGATGCATCTTCGATGATGCCTGTATGTAATAATACACTTCTTTACATGTGCTTGCGGCTGGGCCGGTATCTGAACCCTACGTCTTTGTGTGCATGCACAGACTTCTCCAGGGTTCCTCTCCCCACTTACTTCTGTGACCATCCCCCGTTCTCAGGGAACGGAAGCAGGTTGCAGGATTTACTCCTTAAACAGATGAATTacccagttttatttatttattttatttttctggtgtAGAGGGAGGAAACATCCAGAAGTCATGaagaacagagaaacctaaacGGGGAGGCCCTAATCTGATTCATCTATATGGAATCCCCTAGAATTTCCCTTTCAATCCCCAGTTACTGAATTAACGTTTCTTTCCCACACAAACCTTTCCTCCTGCTTCCCACACAATCCCCCAATGTACGAAGCCCTGATTCTCTTGTGTTTCAATGTGACGTTGGAAACTTCTCCTCACACGGGTATCCAGCCAAGTTTAGGTGACGATTGGAAGGGGAGCAAGTCCCTCTTCATATGGGGGCACAACCCCTGTGGCCGTCGAATTCACCTCTTCCCAGAAAAGCCACAAAGAGCTCCCCCCCACAACCCAACTGAAGGCTGGGAACACCTGAGCAGGGCCCTCCCGTCTGTCTGAGCCTAGTCAccatctttccatttttttcccccagaacagGCCCTGCCTAGTTGTTCCCTGAAACGTTTCTGCTTGACTCTGGGTTTGGGGATAAGTAGGTCTGGGAGGGGCAGCAGAGAGGACGGAGAACATGTCGGGCAGGAGGGTCCAGAAGACTCAGGGAATTGTCCTGGGTGGGTGCTGTGACAAGGCCTCTCAATCTCCCACCTCTGGTCTCTTAGCAACCGCCAGGTTTAGCTCCCGATTGGTGCAGCCCAAATTGAGAGGCGGGATCTGGGGACCGCTGGAGACGCGGGAGACCTTCTGAAACAGAAAgacaagagacagagagagagaaatgaagaaaaaggaaCTAGTTTACAAACCGAGATGATGCTCGGGTATATTCACCACCGTCGGTAAATCTGTCCtggttttggggggttttttcCTATTCCCTTTCCAGCCTCGTTGCAAAATCCCCCCTGTAAGCCCTGACCACTCACTCTCTCAGTCCTGCCAGATGTTGCCCTCCTCCCTGACCAGGGCCCCGATTGGAAAGGCTGACCTAGTTGAGGGGAAGGAGAGGCTGTTTGGGATTTCCAGAAGTTTCCAGCCTTaacctgatgtgaggaaggcttgGTTTCAGACCACCCCGCACGCCCAGCCCCACCAGTGCCTACAGACACAAGTCCCTCCTCccttgtccaggtagagagagagagcccAGACTCTTGGGGAGTAGCTTGTCAGCTATCGCATCCCTCACCAAAGAAAGGCAGGAGCAGAAGCCGGCCACTGATAAGAGGTCAGAGTGGGTTGGAGACTGGCGTCCCCACGGTTATCTGCCCCTCATTCCCACCCCGGCTGGCCTTGCCCTGGTCCCTTCAGGGGCTGCCCTTTCCCTGCCATTATCTATCTATCCTTCTGGATGGTTCTTTCTTACATCCAACTCTGACCTCAGCCATTTCTTTAAAGCTTTCTGCGGGGACCGGCTGCCCCTGTCCATTTAACTCACTGCATGCCACCGGCCACTCTGAAATTGGCCTGAACCTGGCATCTCTTCTGCGACTCTTCAGGAATACAAATCCCGTTTCCTTAGAACCCTTAAGAATTTAATCTGAGGGTTGGCAGGGACTTTAGCGGTGTATGAGTTATGGGGCTTCCTGGCTAAGCAAAAAAATCCTCTCAGAAAGATGAGAGCAGTGGAGGCCAGCTCTGGGGAGCATACAAAGCCCTGGGGAGGGTCAATTTGCATTAAGGAAAGGGACTTGTTTCTTGAGGGAAGTTTAAAAATCATGTCGAGGCTCATAATTCATGTATTTCAGGCTGAGGCTTCTCCCGGAGGATCCAGGAAACGAATGCCTGGTCCTCACACCTTTTTGTCCACCTGTATTTCCCTGTCCTCCATCCCCACCGCCACTGTCTTCCTGCAGCCACTCCCAGAGGAATTCTGATTGAGAACTTCACTGGGATTTCAGACCCAGTTCATCGCCAACTCTAATTGCCAGGGATTTGCATGAAAACCATCGTATGCTATCTAATTATTCTGACAACCGCAGCCCGCCGTCTGGGCACAAGGAGAATCGCGGTTTTAATTAACAATAATGCACCTTGCAGATGAATGTGACTGTTTAGGTTAATTAACAAGTCCAAGTCCTTCCAAATCATCTCCAGACATCTAGGTGATTTGGGCAGGAGGGGTGTGGGGCACACAGTGGGGTAAGGAGTATTTAGAAATCAGTTCAGCAAAAATGTCTGTTAGCTGTCATCTCTCCCTTAACAATCGGAGACAGGAAAGAGGGACTCTCCAAGGGGTGGCCTCTGGATAATTGGGTTAGAAGAATTTGGTGCCAACACTTTAGGGAGATACATCAGGTATCCTTGTATTTATTGCACTTAGTTTTAGGACATCTTTTAGACGCACTTTTATTATAATTCTCGAATACCTGTAATTCTCAAATACCTATAATTCACTGTCTGGTCATTTGCAAACTTGGTTTCTGGCATTAACATCAGCACTTCCTTATCCTGCCATTTCTCCCCTCCCATATCCCGGGGCACTTAAAGTTGTCTGCCCCTCAAGATTTCTATGATAATGTCTCAAGTCCCACCTACCCCAAGGATAATTATATTTTTTCCTAGGTAGCTCTCCGTGTCCTGGAAGAACATATCCTATGTAGCTCCAAACTGTATCTTCTGACTTTTTAGTTTTTCTAATAGTCTGGGCCTTGTCTTCTGTCTTTAAATCAAGTGTTACTACTATTTAGAAGGAAGAAGGGAGAAGGATTACATACCTCTTAGAAAATCTGGTGATAGTTGTCAGATGTGGTAGTGCATGCTTGTGATACATCaactgtggaggctgaggcaggaggattgtaagttcaaggccagcctcagcaacttagggagatcctgtgtcaaaatcaaaaataaaaatgaaaatgggtTGGAGATGGAGGCCAGGGGTAGAGCATCCCCGGTTCAGCCTCCAGTAAGTAACACACCCGGGGCggcggcgggggtgggggggggagaagaaatgaaaaagaaaaactggcaaATGTTTCTCTTTAAGAAAATATACCCCAAATTTGGCATTTAGTTCCTCCCTAGTATACTTAAAGGTAATATCAAGTGCTTTGCTCTCTCTCTCATAGGACTTCCATGATCAGACCATGGCTCTTGCTCACTAAGCTTTACGCCTGGTGGAGACTTTTTGGTCTTACAAATGGGCAAATTTGTTCTCTAAGAGACGTTGCACATGACATCTCTGCGATCCAGAACTCCCTTTCCTGTGCCTTCTGTGTGAGTTGCACCTTCTTATCTGTGGTGTCTCAGTGCAAATCTCAAGTCCTCAAAGACAGAATGTAGCCCCGGGTCACCTTGTGCGCCCACTTCTTCCCTACCAAGGCGCTCAGGCGGTCTCCTTTGCAGCATGTACTCCTGTGAGAATCTGTCTTGTTCCTTCATTT is a window encoding:
- the Ackr1 gene encoding atypical chemokine receptor 1, which encodes MGNCLPRVESSLAENRSQLFFENYPWNYSYGEEESYGDVDIPEAVAPCHSCNLLDDSSLPFFILASVLGIVASGAVLLALCRSPFHWQLCPSWPILAQLAVGSALFSTAVPILAPGLNSAHNPTLCRLGYWVWYSSAFAQALLIGYHAWLDPNLGTGHTWGLTLGLSLGLWGAAAVLGLPITLATDTSYGLCTLASSRGLGTLQSTHAAICFGIFVLLPLGLLGAKGLQKALYRGPCPWISVLWVWFVFWWPHGVILGFDSLVRSKVLLLPTCLAQQILDLALHLAEALAILHCAVSPLLVALFCHKATRASLPSLPLPARRPSHLDTFEGKSSLPSHLSA